Below is a window of Pseudomonadota bacterium DNA.
GCCCTCGTTCACCGACGGGTACTTCATGATCTCCTTGCGGGCGATCTTCCACGCCTTCTGCACGATCCAGGACAGCGAGCGGTCCTGCCGGTTCGCCTCGGCGATGATCTCGTTGAGCATCTCCTCCGGGAAGTAGAGGCTCTGCTTCCTCTTGTCCGAACGGCTGTCCACCTGCTTCTCGTTCTTGCTCATCTCCATGACCCCTCCGTGCTCCCATATGTAGCACTTGAACCTACAAGAGTTACACTATGCCACATCTCGGCAGGGGTCAACGTCCGTTTGCCCGG
It encodes the following:
- a CDS encoding TIGR04563 family protein, whose protein sequence is MEMSKNEKQVDSRSDKRKQSLYFPEEMLNEIIAEANRQDRSLSWIVQKAWKIARKEIMKYPSVNEGPEGDKKG